From Acidobacteriota bacterium, a single genomic window includes:
- a CDS encoding HD domain-containing protein yields the protein MTDDARRVQVSEGVLKRFAAAVKAIQLYSADHPIVVRATEHLIEALERLQIEHASVVIGLVDRQIVVDGIPMLAATGAAETAERFRVAGIERLAIDPGVDRDELVAFVRALAHVSGRTGDGDRDVPGVDGTAHIHVGRLYLQKHVESTGRFDIGAARDIYSQAVSNVEALWEQTRSEGAADPEAAMAIVEGLASGVGQNRRAMMALTALCRYDNYSFTHMVNVSVLTMAQAKSLGIDGTLLRQFGLAGLMHDIGKIRTPAEILTKPDKLTDAEFAIMKRHPVDGAEILRRQLELPPLAAVVAFEHHLRIDGTGYPMSAPRGSLNLATQVCGIADIYDAMRSQRSYQQAFPTDRIQAVLQQNDGTRFDQHLVRRFSQLLGIYPPGNMVRLDTGAIAVVLRTHAPDPSRPAVRVVIGPDGHRLAKPVDLALWMDDSTLGPPPRIVTPVDPKDLGIDPLPFLDEATA from the coding sequence ATGACCGATGATGCCCGCCGGGTGCAGGTCTCGGAAGGCGTGCTGAAGCGTTTCGCCGCCGCGGTCAAAGCCATTCAGCTGTACTCGGCCGATCACCCCATCGTGGTGCGCGCCACCGAGCACCTCATCGAAGCGCTGGAGCGGCTGCAGATCGAGCACGCCTCCGTCGTCATCGGATTGGTCGACCGCCAGATCGTGGTGGACGGCATTCCGATGTTGGCCGCCACCGGCGCCGCCGAGACAGCGGAACGGTTCCGGGTGGCCGGCATCGAACGGCTGGCGATCGATCCCGGCGTGGACAGAGACGAACTCGTCGCGTTTGTTCGTGCCCTGGCACACGTGAGCGGCCGAACCGGCGACGGTGACCGCGACGTCCCGGGCGTCGACGGCACCGCGCACATTCACGTGGGCCGGCTGTACCTCCAGAAGCACGTCGAGTCGACGGGCCGCTTCGACATCGGCGCCGCCCGCGACATCTACTCCCAGGCGGTCAGCAACGTCGAGGCGCTCTGGGAGCAGACCCGTTCAGAAGGCGCCGCCGATCCGGAGGCGGCCATGGCGATTGTCGAGGGCCTCGCCAGCGGCGTCGGCCAGAACCGTCGGGCGATGATGGCCCTGACCGCCCTGTGCCGGTACGACAACTACTCGTTCACGCACATGGTCAACGTCAGCGTGCTGACAATGGCGCAGGCCAAGAGCCTCGGCATCGACGGCACGCTGCTGCGCCAGTTCGGCCTGGCAGGCCTGATGCACGACATCGGAAAAATCAGGACGCCCGCCGAAATTCTGACCAAACCCGACAAACTCACCGATGCCGAATTTGCCATCATGAAGCGGCATCCGGTGGATGGCGCCGAAATCCTGCGGCGACAGCTCGAACTGCCGCCACTGGCCGCCGTGGTGGCCTTCGAGCACCACCTGCGAATTGACGGCACCGGATACCCCATGAGCGCCCCGCGCGGCAGCCTGAACCTGGCCACCCAGGTGTGCGGCATCGCCGACATCTACGACGCCATGCGTTCGCAGCGCAGTTACCAGCAGGCCTTTCCAACCGACCGCATCCAGGCCGTCCTGCAGCAGAACGACGGCACACGGTTTGACCAGCACCTGGTCCGCCGGTTCAGCCAGTTGCTCGGCATCTATCCGCCCGGAAACATGGTCAGGCTGGATACCGGCGCCATTGCGGTTGTCCTGCGCACGCACGCGCCCGATCCGTCCCGTCCGGCCGTGCGCGTCGTCATTGGCCCGGACGGACACCGCCTGGCCAAACCGGTGGACCTGGCGCTCTGGATGGACGACAGCACGCTTGGGCCGCCACCACGCATCGTGACGCCGGTCGACCCGAAGGATCTCGGCATCGATCCCCTGCCGTTTCTCGACGAGGCCACCGCCTGA